From Triticum aestivum cultivar Chinese Spring chromosome 4A, IWGSC CS RefSeq v2.1, whole genome shotgun sequence, a single genomic window includes:
- the LOC123083352 gene encoding jasmonate-induced oxygenase 4, translated as MENFCVQKLAGALGTPDVPTRYVVRGHQKQQLASTVVAPVPVINLGLLSKQDGGAADEAAKLRSAIDSWGLFLISNHGVDAAVMDGMMAACREFFRQPLEEKQRQSSLIGDDQYEGYGNYEGYGNDQVSSPDQTLDWTDRLYLKVEPEDERRIALWPAHPESFRDVLHEFTKKCGVVKDDLLRAMAKLLELDDNDYFVNQLAEKPFTNARCSYYPVCPRPELVFGLTPHSDGTVVAILMVDDSVGGLQVLRDGVWWDVPIVPHTLLMIMGDQMEIMSNGIFKSPVHRVMTNAKKERISVVLDYSVDPEKEIEPSAQLVNEKRPALYRKVKVKDYIVAHYTHFSQGKEVVMEKLKI; from the exons ATGGAAAACTTCTGTGTGCAAAAGTTGGCCGGCGCCCTCGGGACGCCCGACGTGCCCACCCGGTACGTCGTGCGCGGGCACCAGAAGCAGCAGCTCGCCTCGACGGTCGTAGCGCCGGTCCCTGTTATCAACCTTGGCCTCCTTTCCAAGCAGGACGGCGGCGCTGCTGATGAGGCAGCGAAGCTCCGGTCAGCTATCGATTCCTGGGGCCTCTTCCTG ATCAGTAACCACGGCGTAGACGCGGCCGTGATGGACGGCATGATGGCCGCGTGCCGGGAGTTTTTCCGGCAGCCGCTTGAAGAGAAGCAGAGGCAAAGCAGCCTGATCGGAGATGATCAGTACGAGGGGTACGGGAACTACGAGGGGTATGGGAACGACCAGGTGTCCTCGCCGGACCAGACCCTGGACTGGACTGACCGTTTATACCTCAAGGTGGAGCCCGAGGACGAGCGGCGCATTGCCCTCTGGCCAGCGCATCCCGAAAGCTTCAG GGATGTTCTGCACGAGTTCACGAAGAAATGTGGGGTAGTGAAGGATGATCTGCTCCGGGCAATGGCAAAGCTGCTGGAGCTTGACGACAACGACTACTTCGTGAACCAGCTTGCGGAGAAGCCTTTCACTAACGCTAGATGCAGCTACTACCCGGTGTGTCCAAGGCCGGAGCTCGTGTTCGGCCTCACGCCCCACTCTGATGGAACCGTTGTTGCCATCCTCATGGTTGATGACAGCGTTGGTGGCCTGCAAGTTCTCAGAGATGGGGTCTGGTGGGATGTACCGATCGTACCTCACACGCTGCTGATGATTATGGGAGATCAAATGGAG ATAATGAGCAATGGGATCTTTAAGAGCCCCGTGCATAGGGTCATGACAAACGCAAAGAAAGAGAGGATATCGGTGGTTCTAGACTACTCTGTTGATCCTGAGAAAGAAATCGAGCCATCGGCTCAACTGGTCAATGAGAAGAGACCAGCCTTATACAGAAAAGTGAAAGTCAAGGACTACATTGTGGCACATTACACTCATTTTTCTCAAGGGAAAGAAGTCGTTATGGAAAAACTAAAGATATAA